The following coding sequences lie in one Flavobacteriales bacterium genomic window:
- a CDS encoding tetratricopeptide repeat protein, giving the protein MKKTVLTITTIVVASLGFAQKAKVVSAYNYNKAFERSLKCSELVDGLAAINEAINDAEAQTWAKTWYYRGNLYFNVLASKTSKESCVSLDADALEKCTDSYMKAMVLNFQDPELKKLDLEKDEDVMKFMMAIKEAFEGKIKVDDETYNMDIISRKIPGLSGEYGNKGIGQFQNKDYKGAQESFGKSLMLGQFTGKMDTMMMYNTALASELAGDNATAKQVYEGLIMLKYNVDGNGPNLYMSLSKIYKKEGDTAKADEIVKKGRKAYPNDYNLIVTELDGYLASGKHQEALTNLDLAITNNPKNEVLYFARGTVYENLKNEDKAVADYKKAIEIKPDYYDAHFNLGAYFFNKGAEKINEANALPYNETKKFEAMKLEAKKLFETSIPSIEKANELNPKDVDTANMLIKVYTQTEQYDKAKAIKAKYQ; this is encoded by the coding sequence ATGAAAAAAACAGTTTTAACAATAACCACTATTGTTGTAGCTTCCTTAGGATTTGCTCAAAAAGCTAAAGTGGTGAGTGCTTACAATTACAATAAAGCATTCGAACGTTCATTAAAATGTAGCGAATTAGTTGATGGTTTAGCTGCAATTAATGAAGCAATTAATGATGCTGAAGCTCAAACATGGGCAAAAACGTGGTATTACAGAGGTAACCTTTACTTTAATGTTTTAGCAAGTAAAACAAGCAAAGAATCGTGTGTGAGTTTAGATGCAGATGCTCTAGAAAAATGTACTGATTCGTATATGAAAGCTATGGTATTAAATTTTCAAGACCCAGAACTTAAAAAACTTGACTTAGAAAAAGATGAAGATGTAATGAAGTTTATGATGGCCATTAAAGAGGCATTTGAAGGTAAAATCAAAGTTGATGATGAAACATACAATATGGATATCATTAGCAGAAAAATACCTGGTTTATCTGGAGAATATGGTAATAAAGGTATTGGTCAATTCCAAAATAAAGATTACAAAGGCGCTCAAGAAAGTTTTGGTAAATCATTAATGTTGGGTCAATTTACAGGAAAGATGGATACCATGATGATGTACAATACTGCTTTAGCATCTGAATTAGCTGGTGATAACGCTACTGCAAAACAAGTTTACGAAGGTTTAATTATGTTAAAGTACAATGTTGATGGTAACGGACCAAACCTTTACATGTCTTTATCAAAAATCTACAAAAAAGAAGGCGATACTGCAAAAGCTGATGAAATTGTAAAAAAAGGTAGAAAAGCTTATCCTAACGATTATAATTTAATTGTTACTGAATTAGATGGTTATTTAGCATCAGGAAAGCACCAAGAAGCTTTAACTAATTTAGATTTAGCGATTACTAATAATCCTAAAAACGAAGTGTTATATTTTGCTAGAGGTACAGTTTACGAAAACTTAAAAAACGAAGATAAAGCTGTAGCGGATTATAAAAAAGCGATTGAAATCAAACCTGATTATTACGATGCACACTTTAACTTAGGAGCTTATTTCTTTAATAAAGGTGCAGAAAAAATTAACGAAGCAAATGCTTTGCCTTACAACGAAACCAAAAAGTTTGAGGCAATGAAATTAGAGGCTAAAAAATTGTTTGAAACATCAATACCATCAATAGAAAAAGCTAATGAGCTTAATCCAAAAGATGTAGATACGGCTAACATGCTTATTAAAGTATATACTCAAACAGAGCAATACGATAAAGCAAAAGCAATTAAAGCAAAATATCAATAA
- a CDS encoding DUF1761 domain-containing protein, whose protein sequence is MGPNFLILLAAALVPMVMGFIWYNPKTLGNAWMKAADVTEEKMKGANMGLIFGLSYVFSLMLALAVYFIVVHQAHIFSALMNEPGMQDQTGEAWTFAQDFMTKYGQNFRTFKHGLFHGILDGIVFALPILATNAMFERKGFKYIAINGGYWIITIGLMGGIICQWA, encoded by the coding sequence ATGGGACCAAATTTTTTAATTTTATTAGCAGCAGCATTAGTACCAATGGTAATGGGTTTTATCTGGTACAATCCGAAAACCTTAGGTAATGCTTGGATGAAAGCTGCAGATGTAACCGAAGAAAAAATGAAAGGAGCTAATATGGGCTTAATTTTCGGATTAAGTTATGTATTTAGCTTAATGTTAGCTTTAGCTGTATATTTCATTGTTGTACATCAAGCACACATTTTTTCGGCTTTAATGAACGAGCCAGGTATGCAAGATCAAACTGGAGAAGCTTGGACTTTTGCTCAAGATTTTATGACTAAATATGGTCAAAACTTTAGAACATTTAAGCACGGTTTATTTCATGGTATATTAGACGGAATTGTTTTTGCTTTACCAATTTTAGCCACCAATGCCATGTTTGAAAGAAAAGGATTTAAATACATTGCCATTAACGGTGGATATTGGATTATCACCATTGGTTTAATGGGCGGAATCATTTGTCAGTGGGCTTAA
- a CDS encoding TerB family tellurite resistance protein, which yields MSIIDLYESSEHRNNLAHFAAIVNLAYADGNFNSDEEQIVKKFAHRLGITADEYVQIVENRKNYPLIPPVRSEVRLERIYDFFKMMAADHNLDEKQIQLIERYAIGLGYPDAQARTIIDKSMKLFGGKIDFDDYELLINKK from the coding sequence ATGTCAATTATAGATTTATACGAATCAAGTGAACATAGAAACAATTTAGCACATTTTGCAGCTATCGTAAACTTGGCTTATGCTGATGGTAATTTTAATTCAGACGAAGAACAAATTGTTAAAAAATTTGCTCATAGATTAGGAATTACAGCTGATGAGTATGTTCAAATTGTTGAAAACAGAAAAAACTACCCGTTGATACCACCTGTTCGTTCAGAGGTTAGATTGGAAAGAATTTATGACTTTTTTAAGATGATGGCTGCCGACCATAATTTGGATGAAAAACAAATTCAATTAATTGAGCGTTATGCTATTGGATTGGGCTATCCTGATGCACAAGCTAGAACTATTATTGACAAATCAATGAAACTATTTGGTGGTAAAATTGATTTTGATGATTATGAGTTGTTAATCAACAAAAAATAG
- a CDS encoding ATP-dependent Clp protease ATP-binding subunit — protein MDANFSVKVKDVITYSKEEALRLGHDYIGVEHLLLGIIREGNGLAIKILKSLGVDIKELRLKLEESTKAGDAATHTMANIPLIKQAEKVLKITYLEAKMFKNNIIGTEHLLLSILKEENSVASKVLNLLNVNYNDVKEEIMILNLVEEDQLPKAEFPSDNEDDDDGKGFMGSSGSGAAKSTDAKSKTPVLDNFGRDLTKYAEEGKLDPIVGREKEIERVSQILSRRKKNNPILLGEPGVGKSAIAEGLALRIIQKKVSRVLFGKRIVTLDLASLVAGTKYRGQFEERMKAVMNELEKSPDIILFIDEIHTIIGAGGASGSLDASNMFKPALARGEIQCIGATTLDEYRQYIEKDGALERRFQKVMIEPTSVEETIIILNNVKEKYETHHNVIYTPEAIEACVKLTDRYITDRHLPDKALDALDEAGSRVHITNIKVPKNILDIEKKIEDIKEKKNQVVRSQKYEEAAQLRDTERNLLRDLDNAKNAWDEETKNHKETVTEDNVAEVVGMMTGIPTQRIAQAEGDKLFKMSELMMGKVIGQDEAVKKVVKAIQRNRAGLKDPNKPIGSFIFLGPTGVGKTQLAKVLARTMFDSEDALIRIDMSEYMEKFAVSRLVGAPPGYVGYEEGGQLTEKVRRKPYSIVLLDEVEKAHPDVFNILLQALDDGQLTDSLGRKINFKNTIIIMTSNIGARQLKDFGQGVGFSTAAKKESADEHSASVIQNALKKAFAPEFLNRIDDVVMFNHLTQEDIHKIIDIELQSLYKRIIELGYQINLTEPAKDFIADKGYDSAFGARPLKRAIQKYLEDPLAEEIIQSKLTEGDTIMVDLHENKEELVISVQKAKKKKNSSESEKE, from the coding sequence ATGGATGCGAATTTTTCAGTAAAAGTTAAAGATGTTATCACTTACAGTAAAGAAGAAGCTTTACGTTTAGGTCATGACTACATTGGTGTAGAACATCTTTTATTAGGTATTATAAGAGAAGGAAATGGTTTAGCCATTAAAATATTAAAATCGCTGGGGGTTGATATTAAAGAGCTTCGATTAAAACTTGAAGAATCAACTAAGGCTGGCGATGCTGCAACACATACAATGGCTAATATACCTTTGATTAAACAAGCCGAAAAGGTATTAAAGATAACTTATTTAGAGGCAAAGATGTTTAAAAATAACATTATTGGTACTGAACACCTTTTGTTATCGATATTAAAAGAAGAAAATAGTGTTGCTTCAAAAGTTTTAAACTTATTGAATGTAAATTATAACGATGTTAAAGAAGAAATTATGATATTAAATTTAGTTGAAGAGGATCAACTTCCAAAAGCAGAATTTCCATCTGATAATGAAGATGACGATGACGGAAAGGGTTTTATGGGTAGTTCGGGTTCTGGCGCTGCAAAATCGACAGATGCGAAATCAAAAACTCCTGTATTAGATAATTTTGGTAGAGATTTAACCAAATATGCCGAAGAAGGTAAATTAGACCCTATTGTTGGTCGTGAGAAAGAAATAGAACGTGTTTCTCAAATATTATCACGTAGAAAAAAGAACAATCCTATTTTGCTTGGTGAACCTGGTGTTGGTAAATCTGCTATAGCTGAAGGATTGGCTTTAAGAATTATTCAAAAAAAGGTTTCAAGGGTTTTATTCGGAAAACGAATTGTAACACTTGATTTGGCTTCGTTGGTTGCAGGAACAAAATACAGAGGTCAGTTTGAGGAACGAATGAAAGCGGTAATGAACGAGTTGGAAAAATCTCCTGACATTATCCTTTTTATTGATGAAATTCATACCATTATTGGGGCTGGTGGAGCATCAGGTTCATTAGATGCTTCTAATATGTTTAAACCTGCATTGGCAAGAGGTGAAATACAATGTATTGGTGCTACTACTTTAGATGAATACCGTCAGTACATAGAAAAAGATGGAGCTCTAGAGCGTCGTTTCCAAAAAGTAATGATTGAGCCAACTTCAGTTGAGGAGACTATTATCATATTAAATAATGTAAAAGAAAAATACGAAACCCATCACAACGTAATTTACACGCCTGAAGCTATTGAAGCTTGTGTGAAATTAACCGATAGATACATAACCGATAGGCATTTGCCTGATAAGGCTTTGGATGCTTTAGATGAAGCTGGTTCTCGTGTTCACATAACCAACATAAAAGTTCCAAAAAACATCTTGGATATTGAAAAGAAAATTGAAGACATTAAAGAGAAGAAAAACCAAGTTGTAAGAAGTCAGAAATATGAAGAAGCAGCTCAATTAAGAGATACAGAGCGAAACCTATTAAGAGATTTAGATAACGCTAAAAATGCGTGGGACGAAGAAACGAAAAACCACAAAGAAACTGTTACTGAAGATAATGTTGCAGAAGTTGTAGGTATGATGACTGGAATACCTACTCAACGTATTGCTCAAGCTGAAGGAGATAAATTATTCAAAATGAGTGAACTCATGATGGGTAAAGTTATTGGTCAGGATGAAGCAGTAAAAAAAGTAGTTAAAGCTATTCAAAGAAACCGTGCTGGATTAAAAGACCCAAACAAACCAATTGGTTCGTTTATATTTTTAGGTCCGACAGGTGTTGGTAAAACACAGTTAGCTAAAGTATTGGCTAGAACAATGTTCGACTCAGAAGATGCATTAATTCGTATTGACATGAGTGAGTACATGGAAAAATTTGCTGTTTCTCGTTTAGTTGGCGCACCTCCAGGGTATGTTGGTTATGAAGAAGGCGGACAATTAACAGAAAAAGTGAGAAGAAAGCCCTACTCTATTGTTTTATTAGATGAAGTTGAAAAAGCTCATCCAGATGTGTTCAATATTTTATTACAAGCGTTAGATGATGGTCAGTTGACAGATAGTTTAGGAAGAAAAATAAACTTCAAAAACACTATCATTATCATGACCTCTAACATTGGGGCTCGTCAATTAAAAGATTTTGGACAAGGCGTTGGTTTTTCTACAGCAGCTAAAAAAGAAAGTGCTGATGAACATTCGGCATCTGTAATACAAAATGCACTTAAAAAAGCTTTTGCTCCCGAATTCTTAAATAGAATTGATGATGTGGTAATGTTTAATCATTTAACACAAGAAGACATTCATAAAATTATTGATATTGAATTACAAAGTTTGTACAAGAGAATCATTGAATTGGGTTACCAAATTAATTTAACCGAACCCGCTAAAGATTTTATTGCGGATAAAGGTTATGACTCTGCATTTGGTGCTCGCCCATTAAAACGTGCTATTCAAAAATACTTGGAAGATCCTTTAGCAGAAGAAATTATTCAGTCTAAATTAACTGAAGGAGACACCATAATGGTTGATTTGCACGAAAACAAGGAAGAACTTGTTATTTCTGTTCAGAAAGCAAAAAAGAAAAAAAATAGTTCTGAATCAGAAAAAGAATAA
- a CDS encoding RNA-binding S4 domain-containing protein, with translation MRIDKFIWAVRLFKTRTLAAKACDGEKVKLNGAFVKPSKVVSISDEIALKVIPIWRTFKVLDLPKSRVGAKLVSQYIVETTLEADLVQLEQIQLQNHQNKVLGIKGRPTKKDRRDLDKLTD, from the coding sequence ATGAGAATTGACAAATTTATTTGGGCGGTACGTTTGTTTAAAACCAGAACATTAGCAGCAAAAGCTTGCGATGGCGAAAAAGTAAAACTTAATGGAGCTTTCGTAAAACCGAGTAAAGTAGTTAGTATTAGCGATGAAATAGCTTTAAAAGTGATACCTATTTGGCGAACTTTTAAGGTATTAGACTTACCAAAATCGAGAGTTGGCGCAAAATTAGTTAGTCAATACATTGTAGAAACTACTCTTGAAGCAGATTTGGTTCAACTAGAACAAATTCAATTGCAAAATCATCAAAACAAAGTACTTGGAATAAAAGGTCGTCCAACTAAAAAAGACCGTAGAGATTTAGATAAATTAACCGATTAA
- a CDS encoding LysE family transporter, which translates to MALLHGYLLGLGFVIFLGPVFFYLLKSTLDGGFFSGLSVALGIVFADLVCIIICSLGAIAFFENSKNQFWIGIVGGLILLALGLKFIFKPQINTEVAAKKITLSKANYVAFFTQGFLINFINPFVFVVWIGVIGVAKAEYPNTNDLFMFLGAALLGIFSTDLLKVLTAHRIKKFLSPKHLINIYRVFGLILLVFGIWAIVYCFK; encoded by the coding sequence ATGGCACTGTTGCATGGTTATTTGTTAGGGTTAGGTTTTGTGATCTTCTTGGGTCCTGTGTTTTTCTATTTACTAAAATCTACCCTCGATGGAGGTTTCTTCTCTGGGTTATCAGTAGCTTTAGGTATTGTTTTTGCCGATTTAGTATGTATTATTATTTGCTCGTTGGGTGCAATAGCTTTTTTTGAAAACTCTAAAAATCAGTTTTGGATAGGTATAGTTGGAGGGTTAATTTTATTAGCGTTAGGGCTAAAATTTATTTTTAAACCTCAAATAAACACTGAGGTGGCTGCAAAAAAAATAACATTATCGAAAGCCAATTATGTTGCCTTTTTTACTCAGGGTTTTTTAATCAATTTTATCAATCCTTTTGTTTTTGTGGTGTGGATTGGAGTAATTGGTGTGGCTAAAGCAGAGTATCCTAATACCAACGATTTGTTTATGTTTTTAGGTGCAGCATTGCTGGGTATTTTTTCTACCGATTTATTAAAAGTGCTTACTGCACATCGAATTAAAAAATTTTTAAGTCCAAAACATTTAATTAACATTTATCGAGTTTTTGGTTTAATCCTCCTTGTATTTGGTATTTGGGCAATTGTTTATTGTTTTAAATAA
- a CDS encoding pseudouridine synthase: MNTSIQPKIEAIEIVFEDDYIIAVNKPNNFLVHHSHYARNIEEPTLLEQLTNQLGTEYYPIHRLDRKTSGIILLAKQKEFVAPFQELFNQNDIHKTYFAIVRGFSPNTGKIDTPVKNDDTGVYKDALTNYQTICSIELDIPVTPYDKSRYSLIKLLPETGRMHQLRKHMNKINHPIVGDYKYGDRFHNRMFETQFNCNYLFLHAYKIEFTHPLTLKKISLTAEFPLDWMLIFNVFNWNINEN, encoded by the coding sequence ATGAACACTTCCATCCAACCGAAAATTGAGGCTATAGAAATTGTTTTTGAAGACGATTATATTATTGCTGTAAATAAACCCAATAACTTTTTGGTACACCACTCACATTATGCCAGAAATATTGAAGAACCAACATTGTTAGAACAGTTAACCAATCAATTAGGTACTGAATATTACCCTATACATCGTTTAGACCGTAAAACCTCTGGAATTATACTTTTAGCTAAACAAAAAGAATTTGTAGCTCCGTTTCAAGAACTGTTTAATCAAAACGATATTCACAAAACATATTTTGCTATTGTTCGTGGTTTTTCGCCAAATACGGGTAAAATTGATACTCCAGTAAAAAATGACGATACGGGTGTTTATAAAGATGCGTTAACCAATTACCAAACCATTTGCAGTATAGAATTAGACATTCCAGTTACACCTTACGATAAATCGCGTTACAGTTTAATAAAATTATTACCTGAAACTGGTCGTATGCATCAATTGCGTAAACACATGAACAAAATTAATCATCCAATTGTTGGTGATTATAAATACGGCGATCGGTTTCATAACCGTATGTTCGAAACACAGTTTAACTGCAACTATCTTTTTTTGCACGCTTATAAAATTGAGTTTACTCACCCCCTAACCCTTAAAAAAATAAGTTTAACAGCCGAGTTTCCTTTAGATTGGATGCTTATTTTTAACGTTTTTAATTGGAACATTAATGAGAATTGA
- a CDS encoding metal-dependent hydrolase — protein sequence MDSLTQIVLGSAVGEAAIGKKVGNWAILWGAVAGTTPDLDVFAKHFTDNVTALEIHRGFSHSILFSVIFAPILGWIVSKIHRKLNATWKDWTWLMFLSLITHPLLDAHTTWGTQLFWPHEYRVAYKNIFVADPLYTLPFIAFLIAAMCYKKGTVKRKTLNNLGLIVSSFYMVLTLGFKWISYPKFIASLEKQHIEYIEVKTRPTPLNSILWSANVMLDDGFLVGYYSLLDKQDVAYSEMIPKNHHLLGNMINEKKIKQLIKISEGWFTIEERDGKLLFNDLRFGQNGIDAKNSEFIFSFELMYDEHGEFQAIERPRTFKEGGKLIGSLWERIKGI from the coding sequence ATGGATTCCTTAACCCAGATAGTTTTAGGCTCGGCTGTTGGTGAAGCAGCTATTGGGAAAAAAGTAGGAAATTGGGCTATTTTATGGGGTGCTGTTGCAGGTACTACCCCTGATTTGGATGTGTTTGCAAAACATTTTACCGACAATGTTACGGCACTAGAAATACATCGTGGTTTTTCTCATTCTATATTGTTTAGTGTCATTTTCGCACCCATTTTGGGTTGGATTGTCAGTAAAATTCATCGTAAACTTAATGCTACTTGGAAAGATTGGACGTGGTTAATGTTTTTAAGTTTAATTACTCATCCCTTATTAGATGCTCATACTACCTGGGGAACACAACTTTTTTGGCCTCACGAATACCGTGTTGCTTATAAAAACATATTTGTTGCCGACCCTTTATATACCTTACCTTTTATAGCTTTTTTAATTGCAGCAATGTGCTACAAAAAAGGCACCGTAAAACGCAAAACATTAAATAACTTAGGATTAATAGTTAGTAGCTTTTACATGGTATTAACACTGGGCTTCAAATGGATAAGCTATCCTAAATTTATTGCATCGTTAGAGAAACAACACATTGAATATATTGAAGTTAAAACTCGTCCAACACCTTTAAATTCGATATTATGGAGCGCCAATGTAATGTTAGACGATGGTTTTTTGGTGGGTTATTATTCCTTGTTAGACAAACAAGATGTAGCATATTCGGAGATGATTCCCAAAAACCATCATTTGTTGGGTAACATGATAAACGAAAAGAAGATTAAACAACTAATAAAAATATCGGAAGGATGGTTTACTATTGAAGAACGTGATGGTAAATTGTTGTTTAACGATTTACGATTCGGACAAAATGGAATAGATGCTAAAAATTCGGAGTTTATTTTTAGTTTTGAATTGATGTACGATGAACATGGAGAATTTCAAGCTATTGAACGACCACGTACTTTTAAAGAGGGTGGTAAATTAATTGGTTCGCTTTGGGAGAGAATTAAAGGAATATAA
- the gyrA gene encoding DNA gyrase subunit A, whose amino-acid sequence MAEGEKIIQINIDDEMRSAYIDYSMSVIVSRALPDVRDGLKPVHRRILYGMMDLGVRSNSAHKKSARIVGEVLGKYHPHGDTAVYDSMVRMAQEWSLRYMLVDGQGNFGSVDGDSPAAMRYTEARLRKIAEDMLADIDKETVDFKLNFDDSLEEPTVLPTRIPALLINGASGIAVGMATNMAPHNLTEVIDGIVAYINNKDIDVEGLMQHIKAPDFPTGGIIYGYGGVKEAFETGRGRIVMRAKAEIEEVGSGRMQIIVSEIPYQTNKAEMIKKTADLINDKKIEGISDIRDESDRNGMRIVYELKREAIANVVLNNLFKYTGLQTSFSVNNIALVKGRPVMLNLKDIIVEFVEFRHEVVVKRAQYDLRKAEERAHILEGLIIASDNIDEVIKIIRASNSPDEARESLMERFNLSDLQSRAIVEMRLRQLTGLEQDKLRAEFEQIMNLIKDLQDILANEERRMQIIIDELLEVKAKYGDERRSVIEYAGGDFSIEDMIPDEEVVVTISHLGYMKRTSLSEYKLQNRGGVGSKGTATRDEDFLEHLFVATTHNYLLVFTEKGKCYWMRVFEIPEGTKQSKGRAIQNLINIEPDDKILTYINVKDLKDDDYINNNYIVMCTKKGIIKKTTLEAYSRPRANGINAITVREGDLLLEAKLTSGKDEIIMAIKSGRAIRFNEEKVRPMGRNASGVRGVTIPENGEVIGMITITDPESQHILVVSENGYGKRSDVEDYRVTNRGGKGVKTINVTDKTGNLIAIKCVTDEDDLMIINKSGIVIRLAVKDLRVMGRATQGVRLINLRNGDSIAAVTRVEHNEDEETDQIDEEGNVVAKQVSDADVADETDSGKDIDNTEEDLNNEE is encoded by the coding sequence ATGGCTGAAGGAGAAAAAATAATTCAGATAAATATTGATGATGAAATGAGATCAGCGTACATCGATTATTCGATGTCGGTTATTGTTTCTCGTGCTTTACCTGATGTGAGAGATGGTTTAAAACCAGTACACAGAAGAATTTTGTACGGTATGATGGATTTAGGTGTACGTTCAAATAGTGCACATAAAAAATCAGCAAGAATTGTAGGTGAGGTTTTAGGTAAGTATCACCCGCATGGCGATACTGCAGTTTACGACTCTATGGTGCGTATGGCACAAGAATGGTCGTTACGATACATGTTGGTTGACGGACAAGGTAACTTTGGATCTGTTGATGGTGATAGTCCTGCTGCAATGCGTTACACAGAGGCTAGGTTAAGAAAGATTGCCGAAGACATGTTGGCAGATATCGACAAAGAAACGGTTGATTTTAAATTAAACTTTGATGATTCGTTGGAAGAACCAACGGTATTACCAACAAGAATACCTGCTTTGTTAATAAATGGAGCGTCGGGTATTGCTGTAGGTATGGCAACTAATATGGCCCCTCATAACTTAACAGAGGTTATTGATGGTATTGTTGCTTACATTAATAATAAAGATATCGATGTTGAAGGCTTGATGCAACACATCAAAGCTCCTGATTTCCCAACAGGTGGTATTATTTATGGTTACGGAGGTGTTAAGGAAGCATTTGAAACTGGTAGAGGACGTATTGTAATGCGTGCAAAAGCGGAGATTGAAGAAGTAGGATCGGGTAGAATGCAAATTATTGTTTCAGAAATACCTTATCAAACCAACAAGGCTGAAATGATTAAGAAAACAGCCGATTTAATCAACGATAAAAAAATCGAAGGGATTTCTGATATTAGAGATGAGTCGGATAGAAATGGTATGCGAATTGTTTACGAATTAAAACGTGAAGCAATTGCGAATGTAGTATTAAATAATTTATTTAAATATACAGGGTTACAAACCTCATTTAGTGTAAATAACATTGCTTTAGTTAAAGGAAGACCTGTAATGTTAAACCTAAAAGATATTATTGTTGAGTTTGTTGAATTTAGACATGAGGTTGTAGTAAAAAGAGCTCAATACGATTTAAGAAAAGCAGAAGAAAGAGCTCATATTTTAGAAGGTTTAATTATTGCTTCTGATAACATTGACGAAGTAATAAAAATAATTAGAGCATCAAATAGCCCAGATGAAGCAAGAGAAAGCTTAATGGAGCGATTTAATTTATCTGACCTACAGTCGAGAGCGATTGTTGAAATGAGATTAAGACAATTAACAGGACTGGAGCAAGATAAGTTAAGAGCTGAATTCGAACAAATCATGAATTTAATTAAAGATTTGCAAGATATTTTAGCAAATGAAGAACGAAGAATGCAAATTATTATTGATGAGTTATTAGAAGTTAAAGCTAAATATGGCGACGAGCGTAGAAGTGTTATCGAATACGCTGGTGGTGACTTTAGTATCGAAGACATGATTCCTGATGAAGAGGTGGTAGTTACTATTTCTCATTTGGGTTACATGAAACGTACTTCTTTATCGGAATACAAATTACAAAATAGAGGAGGAGTAGGCTCAAAAGGAACGGCAACTCGTGATGAAGATTTCTTAGAACACTTATTTGTAGCAACTACACACAACTATTTGCTAGTGTTTACTGAAAAAGGTAAGTGTTATTGGATGCGAGTATTTGAAATTCCAGAAGGTACAAAACAATCGAAAGGTAGAGCTATTCAAAACCTAATCAATATTGAGCCTGATGATAAAATTTTAACATACATCAATGTTAAAGATTTAAAAGATGATGATTACATTAACAACAACTACATTGTAATGTGTACCAAAAAAGGAATCATCAAGAAAACTACTTTAGAAGCCTATTCTCGTCCAAGAGCCAATGGTATTAATGCCATTACAGTTAGAGAAGGAGATTTATTGTTAGAAGCAAAATTAACTTCAGGTAAGGACGAAATTATTATGGCGATTAAATCAGGACGTGCAATTCGTTTTAACGAAGAAAAAGTTCGTCCAATGGGTAGAAACGCTTCAGGTGTAAGAGGAGTTACCATTCCTGAAAATGGCGAAGTAATTGGTATGATTACCATTACTGACCCAGAATCGCAACATATTTTAGTAGTTTCAGAAAATGGTTACGGTAAACGTTCTGATGTTGAAGATTATAGAGTTACTAACAGAGGTGGTAAAGGTGTTAAAACCATTAATGTTACCGATAAAACAGGTAATTTAATTGCAATTAAATGTGTTACTGACGAGGATGATTTAATGATTATCAACAAATCCGGTATCGTTATTCGTTTAGCTGTAAAAGATTTACGCGTAATGGGTAGAGCTACTCAAGGTGTTCGTTTAATAAACTTACGTAACGGCGATTCTATTGCTGCAGTAACTCGAGTTGAACACAATGAAGATGAGGAGACAGATCAAATAGATGAAGAAGGAAATGTTGTTGCAAAACAAGTTTCTGATGCTGATGTAGCTGACGAAACTGATAGTGGCAAGGATATTGATAATACAGAAGAAGATTTAAACAACGAAGAATAA